CGGTTGTGCTGCTGCTGTCGGAGATAGGTCACTCTCAGTAGTAGGGTTAATTTCTGCGACTTTCTCCTCTGTTGGCGCTACCTCTGGAGGAGATAAAGTGCGATCGCTCTCTGCTAATGCTAGCTTTGGAAGTTTGGCTTCTGAAGTTGAGGTATCCTGTAGTTGGGCGATCGCGCCTGCTGGTACTGAAGCTATTCCCAGACATCCCACCAACATTGACAAGGAGAAAACCGGAGAAGCGATTAGTGTCGCTTTCCTCGCAGTTGTAAATTTATCCATTTTTCCTCACACCATAATCCGAATCGTTTCACCAGAAGGATATTAACAGTAGAGCTGGATCGGATATGTAAAATTAGCCACATTCTGGCCGACAGTTTTTAGAGCGTTAGTTTCAAGATTAAAAAATTTACTGATTTATTCAAGTATTTATACTGGTTCAATACTTGAATTTTTATGATTAAAGTTAAGTCAGACTTCCACCTTCTGCCCTAACTGTAACTGAGGGTTAAACCTCAAGNNNNNNNNNNGAGGTTGACGATATTTTGGCTTTGAAAGGCCGCATTAGGTATGTAAATCTCGGAGTGACTATCGATTAAGTACATACTTGTTAAGCGCAGACCAATTTTTCTGATCACTGCCCGCGAACCATCTGGCAAAGCCACAACATCGCCGAAACTGAAAGGCGTNNNNNNNNNNAAGATTAATAATGTTTTCACCTTGGAAATTGGCATTAGGGATATAAATTTCAGAGTGACTATCGATTAAGTACATAGTTGTTACCCGCAGACCAATTTTTTTGATCACTGCCCGCGAACCATCTGACAGAGCAACAACATCGCCGAAACTGAAAGGCGTATCAATCAATAACACTAAGCCACTGAAAAAGTTCGCCAGAATGTCCTTTAAGGCAAAACCGAGGATAAATGCTGCTCCCCCAATTGTTACTAGCAAACCGGATAGATCGAAACCCAATTGCTGTAAAGCTAGCAATCCACCAATGAAATAGGTGAAAAAGGGCAGGATGTTTTGGAGTATGGGTATTAAGACATCATCCCACATTGCTTCGGAGCGGTCGGCATACTGCTTGAGTGCATAGAGAACTACTTGGGTTAGAAGTTGAGCAATCCAGTAAGTTACTATTAAGAAATTAAGTGCACTCAGACCTCTCTGGATTAGCCCGATCGTTACTGGCTGACCGTTAAATTCCAGACTACTTCCCCANNNNNNNNNNATAAGTTACTATTAAGAAATTAAGGGTGTTCAGACCTCTCTGGATGAACTCAATCGTTATTGGCTGGCCGTTAAATTCCAGACTACTTCCCCATTGTGCTAATAACAAATTCATCCCGACGAAGCAGACTAGCAGAAGTATCGGGCCCCGTGAGATATTCAAGGCTACCAGTGGTATATCAGTTGGTAGTCGGCGTAAAACTACCCGCAGCACTAAGAACAGGATATACAAACTAACAATGGTAAGTCCCAGTATCCCAAAATTGCTGAGAAATGCTACAGCACTACTTGACATCTAATTGCCCTCCAATTGTGATGGAACTTTGAATTTGAATTTTTACTACTAATAGAATTCAATCATCAAAATTAAACAAATGATAGTGGACTGTAACTGAGGGTTAAACTTCAAGTTACAGCTAGAGCAGAAAGATTACATCAAGTAGGATTGTCTTAGATGCCAAACCAAATCCTGACGCACTTCACTCTTGATCCGATTTCCACGCTCGCAATGCTCTAGCTTGATGCTATCTACATAAAAGCGCACCGTTGTCTCCCGACTTTGGTCTCCGCTAACTTCATTCACCCAAATTTTCGGGTCTTGCCATTGATTTCGAGAACTCTTAAAACTCTCACTCATCCAAACTTGAAAGCTTTCCACTAGATCGTCTAATCTCGTTTCCATGCCCACAGGATTGTTGATCGTCTGATATAATTTATTGATTTTTATAATCAACAAATTAATTCTCTGTTCCCACTCTCTAGGCAATGT
Above is a genomic segment from Kamptonema formosum PCC 6407 containing:
- a CDS encoding mechanosensitive ion channel domain-containing protein — its product is WGSSLEFNGQPVTIGLIQRGLSALNFLIVTYWIAQLLTQVVLYALKQYADRSEAMWDDVLIPILQNILPFFTYFIGGLLALQQLGFDLSGLLVTIGGAAFILGFALKDILANFFSGLVLLIDTPFSFGDVVALSDGSRAVIKKIGLRVTTMYLIDSHSEIYIPNANFQGENIINL
- a CDS encoding mechanosensitive ion channel domain-containing protein; the protein is TPFSFGDVVALPDGSRAVIRKIGLRLTSMYLIDSHSEIYIPNAAFQSQNIVNL